The genomic DNA CTAGGTGGCAGTATAGCTCTTTGACGCATTAGCACTTGTGACTTTCCATCCTCAGGGGCTTGTGCTGCAAATAATTTTTACCCAGTTTAATGACACATGCTACTGCTCTCTTCAAAAGCAGACCCATATTTTGCAAACAGCCCCGCTCTTTATAACGGGACAGGCCTGAATACCTGCATCCAAACCCCTCTGGCCTTTGGAGTCCTGGAACTCTGCTCCAGGCATTGCCATTTGATCCAAGCTCTCGTCTCGACTGCCAAGGGACATGTCGCAAGAGAGTATCCCGGCTAGCCTGCCTTTAATTTGGTATTTAAAAGTGCCCAGAAACTTGAGAGGGGATGGATGGAAGTCACAACAGCGGCTACATCCCAGGGCCCTGTGAGAGTCacctagggggaaaaaaaaaaagtttctccccCTTATATGCAGCTACTGCTTGCGTTGCATATCCAACCTGCCGCTTGGTTCGGATTCCAGCCTGCCTCTCTGAAGCATCCAAGAAGATCTTTCCTAACCAGGCTTGCACTTGGCAACTATTTAGCCTCCCTTCTGCATGGCTGAAGTTAATCCCATATAGACTTACCACCACAACCACCCAGGAGATGCGCCACTCAAGGTCGGACCAGGAAAGCATGCTGTCCAGGTAGAATGGTGTCCCAGCCCCAGGAAGGGGTTACGAGTACACATGCAGGGGGCAGGTATTCACTAATCAGCCCACCTGcaattagactttttttttttttaaaattagtaaaaTCAAGGGAAGTTCTTCTGAGAAAAGGTTTCAAACTGGCCAGAATATAGGGGCTGTGATCTCAACACTTCCCAGGCTCATCTTAGCCTAACAGTAAGAGCTGCAGTGAGCTTACTATTCCCTGAAGTGATCTTTGCCAGCTGAAGTAGCCTTATTAATTGGGAAGAGGAGCAGCACCATATTCTGGCTTCACCTGGACCACATCCAAGCGGATTAGACAGAGCTGAGAGCTTGGGCCTCTTATGTTCTAATCACAGCTCTCCCCCTGCACCTCACCGATCTCTGGCCACCTCACCTTGGTGCCGGGTACTCCTCTATAAAATAGAGGCTGCAATACCCCCCTGGTGCAGTAGGGTTAGCCCATGTTCCCAGAGCTCTGAGTGCAAGCCCCACAGACATGTTAAGAGCAATTCTAAGCCTGCTTCTGGAACATTTAGCTCTGGGTTTATGTAAAGGAGGTGCATGATTTTAAATGGTTTGCTCACTCAGAGTTATAGGCTAGTCAGTTGAGGGTGTGGAATAGACTTTCCCTTTAACCTGGGTGCGGAGAGGGCCCAGGAGTGATCGTCTCCACCcttgggagaagggaggggctcCTGGAGGTGGCACCCCCCAGAAAAGCAATTCAGGCTGAAGTTAGACTTCTCACATTAGTTTTGTGAAATTAACATGGTCTACTCCCCTTAGGCATCTACATTTCCATCCCAGCTGCTCTTACTCCAAGCTGGATAGAAATCCCACCATGGTATGTGTACAGCATAGGCAGGTGTTCAGTGCTCACTGCCTTTTCCAGGGCAATGGCGTCTGTAAGGAATAAGCTTAGTACTGGGCAGGAGAACAAAGGTCTCCAGATATCTTAAACACCAACAGCCTAAGTCAGTTCTTTaagatttaggcctggtctacatctcCCCAACATAGCCATGCTGATAAAGAGAATTGCCTCCAAACTGAAATAGCTACTCCAAGAAAGAGTCCTAGTGTGGAAAGGTGCATTGGCAGAAAATGGGGCTTGTAGCAGAATAGCTTCTGGCCATTTGGGGACCCAGCATAGCTTTTCTACCAGTATCACTGCAGCCACACAAGATGGTTTTGTCAGTGTAACTAAACCAGCTGCACCCTCCTACTGTCGGCAAGAATTAAGTTGAGCACATGACAGACTCCTAGCCCGCGCTACTGCTggtcacaggccagagaatttcaccatgACATCCCTGTATCAAGCCCACTTTGTTCAGTTGAACCAGAGCATCTTTTCAGCTCTCTGGAGGTACTTCTAGACTCTTGAAGTCACCTCTTAGCCTGCTCTTTGATAATGTGCCTGAACTATGGAGTTGAAGTCTCCCACTGTAAGGCCGGTTTTCTAGAGAGTTAATGTCAGGACCCTCACCATGTTGGAGCTCCACTGTAGGGTTTTCACATCAGGACTGGACACAGTGCCCCAGCAGGGGCCTTGCCGCTGCTGCCTGGACAGCTCTGGAGGCAGAGGGCCCCAATTCATCATTGCTCTGCAGCATCTTTGAACTAGCCATGCTGGTGCAGAGCAGTCCCAGAGAAGGTAGAAGTCCCTTTCCATCTGCTGAACTGCCCCTTGTGCTGGACGGAGGGATGAACTGAGATATTCAGAGGACAGCATTGCCATTCTTCTGCCAAACATGGGCTGGGACCCATCGTGAAAGAGGGGGGTTGTTGCTGTGGTTTAAAGTGCTACCATCTAGTTATTTGCAGAGAGCCCAGCTTTGTACCCCAAGACCGAACTACagcagtgaccccccccccccaccttctgtTTCCCAGCTACTGAGCCAGCCAAGCTCTggggcagagaagagccaaaCTGCTTTtgaaattacatggaaaaaaggTTTATTATCACAGGTTCCAAAATATTAACATTGCATTTTATAAGACAGTTTAATCCACAGTCACAGGGCAAAGTTGGCTCGGTGAGAAGCACGCATTTCAAAGCCACAGCAGCCACTATGGAAAAAATAGAAACTTGGTCCAGGAGTCAAGGGGCCCCATTTATCCTAGGAGGTAAGGGGAAAGAAGAGTTATTCCAGTTCATGCACGGGCCGAGATCAGCAACAGATACTGTGCTGCACAGTGTGGTAAGAGCTTTACACAGTaacggcctgattttcagagatgccaagCACCAGCAAACCCCACCTATTTCACTGGGAGCACTCTGCACCTCTGGAAGCCTGAGGCCAATACTTCATCCAATACCAACACTGCAGGTTGCAGCTTTTGGGATAATTAGGTCTGCCAGCTAGAGGGAGCAGGCAGGGAAGTTAAGTGACCTCACAAGAGGTCCTGATTCTCACTAATACTCTAGATGGAAGAGCTCAGATCAGGTGACCCCAATATGGCCAAAGTTCTAACAGCCCTGGTCAAGTTCAGACAGAGCAAGCTGCAGTCAGTTGCTGATGGAAACAAGAGGTGGTGGTAAGCACAGGCTTGGTGTTTCGTAATCCTTTAAGCCAGGCATCTCCAAACTTTGGTGCATGGATCATTCTTTGATCACTGCTTGGGAGCCTGCCCTCCTACCTGTGATTGGGCTGCCTCTTTCCACTGGTGAGGGAATAGCAGCTTTAGCATCTACGACCTTTGCCTACAGGCAGAGCATCCAGCATGTTTAGCTGTCTTAACATAACTTAGCAGGTGGATATGGAGGGCATAggaccatgtgaccagccagctggCCCAGCCACCCGCAAGTCCTCTGCAGGACACTGGTGGTCAATGGATCATTCAGGAACTAGGGCTTTAAATAGGTTGGATACAGTCACATCTAAATTTACCAGAGTCACTAGTGCTTTCAAGAGAAGTTAATACGAAGCACTGGAAGCCAGTCCAGTGTATGGGAACAAGCTGCTTTAGTGGGCACAGGAAGTTTGGGACCTGCACAGCCACTCAGAGTCCTCTCCTAGGTTAGGGGCCTTTCATCCAAGTATCTCCTGCACTGGGATGGAAGGCTTGAGTGTCTAAGGATTATCCCCATGGGGAAAGTCATGGAAGCAAAAGGGGTTGATGGGAATTGGCCAAGGTCAGAGTGACTATTGCAGAACTGGGCCTTGGAGCCCGGACTCTGGTCCCTGCAGGAACACTGAGCACAGTTCTGCATGGCTTTCCTCTCTCACCTGATGCTCAAGTGGGCCTACACCATCTCCTCTGGCCAGATTCCCCATTGCCTGGCACTCACCTGAATGGATCGGATGAGTGAGGCTCTTGACCTTCCTTCAGTAGAACCACCCCACTAGCTTGAGGCACTGCTaacagctgttcaacagctgGCAGCAGGGCCTTGCTCAGCAGATGTGGTGGCTCAGGCCCTCAGTGGAGCCAGCCGTTTCAGCAGCTGGGAGTTTAGGACCTGGAAAAGGAAGTGTCCAAGCCCCCATCACCCACCTGCCTTTGCAGGGCAGCCAGGGGAAGGGAAAACATCCTATAGGGCTCACAGTACTGGGAAATGCGCCCCTGTGTGCGCAGACCCATCCCCCCTTGCCCCAGGAGAAAGTAACTGTGTGCAAGGGAGACACATCCTTACCAATCACTTCAACCCACCACTGCTGCTCGCCGCAGCCTGCTGCTCCAGGGCATCCCCACCACTGCTGCTCGCCGCAGCCTGCTGCTCCAGGGCATCCCCACCACTGCTGCTCGCCGCAGCCTGCTGCTCCAGGGCATCCCCACCACTGCTGCTCGCCGCAGCCAGCATGTTCTCTCCATCCAGAGTCCCCTGCGGAGTCAAGGGCACACAGTCTGGTAGTCCAGAGTGGAGCCGGCACCAAGAATTGGGCAGTTACATCAACACTGGGGTTTGCACCTGGGGCTCAGGAGAGTCAGACTAAACCCACTCTAAAGCGTTGTGGTGAGAGGAGATtatgcctcccccagccctgtcgTAACAGATATACCAGCAGCTGGAACAGCTACAGAGAACTGGCTcattgcagctgctgctggctccatAAACCCACATCTTGCTTGGTTTACTTTGGTGAAGTGGCCTTTAGGAGCATCCATGCTTTGGTCCAGTGCCATCATTATGCTCTCCCACAGCTAAGCATAAGACAAGATAATTCATCAAAGCTGCAGCTCAGTTGCCAGTTAATCACATGGACACTTGTAGAGTCCCTACACAAGGGGCCTTGCTTGTCCCCTTGTGTGATCCTGATGGCCATCAAGAGGGGCTTACTTACCTGCAGACTCGGTGATGCCTTCAGCACCAGGACCCCGTCTTTCTCTTCAAACTCCAGGTCGGTCTCTGTGTCATTCTGGGACCTGTATTCCTCGCTGTCCGTCTCTGATTGAGTCTGCTGCAAGAGGGAAGGAGGTCTGTGCTGGTGAGGACAAGCTTTGTGCCAAACTATACCAAGGAagatgaggagcagcagcaagcccTAGAGCAGAGGACAATGCTCCAGCAGGAgcctgctgctctccccacagAAGCAGCAAAGGGGGCAGACTCCCTTTAAAGGGGGGGATGAGGACTGGGGAAGGGTGCAAAGGGCAGTTAGGTGCTCAAGTCCCTTTGGCTTTTGGTGGGCACTGACTAGTTGCCCTTTGGGCTTCCAGaatctgcccctccccagcccccttggTGAGCCAGGGCTTGACAacacagggaaggggtggggggagaatacaACAAGGATCTGTCCAGATAGAACTCAGCACAGATGCATCTACTGGGCAAAAGGCTTTATAACAGCCTCCACGGTCTGCCAGACATTTCCCAGACACTCAGGTGGACAGTTCCTGTTTGGAGACGCTCATAGTCCAATAGCCCTATTGGGAGTAAGCACCCTAATATAGGCTCACATGGGCCAATACCACCTCTACACTCATCATCATGGCCTGTCCGTGTTCGATGGCCTCATTTCCGTAGCCAAATGCAACAGACATattgtcaaatataaagggaagactaaccacctttaaatcctcCTGGCccgaggaaaaaccctttcacttgtaaagggttaagaagctaagacaacctcgctggcacctgaccaaaatgaccaatgaggagacaagatactttcaaagctggggggtgggagggggaaaacaaaggTTCTCCatctgtgttgtcttttgctgggaccagagcaggaatgcaggtcagaactcctgtaaagggctaataagcaatctagttagatatgcgttagattcggttttgtttaaatggctgataaaataagcggTGCTGaagggaatggatattcctgtttgtgtctttttgtaacttaaggttttgcctagagggattctctatgttttgaatccgattaccctgtaaggtatttaccatcctgattttacagagtgattcttttactttttcttcaattaaaattcttcttttaagaacctgattgattcttcattgttcttaagatccaagggtttgggtctgtgttcacctatgcaaattggtgaggatttttatcaagccttccccaggaaagggggtgtaggttttgggaggatttttgggggaaaagacatttccaagcaggctctttccctgttatatatttgttagatgcctggtggcagcaataaaagtccaggggcaaaaaggtaaaatagtttgtaccttggaagttttaacctaagctggtaaaaataagcttaggggttttttcatgtaggtccccacatctgtacccttgagttcagagtggggaaggaaccttgacacgttATGCAGATAACACCGGCGAGGGGAAGTTAAGCTCCCAGAGGTCCCAGCTTTGCAATACAGAGCAGACACTAGTCTCATCCCTTCTAGTTAGGGCATTATTACTAGATGCGTCTGCCAGGGGAGGAGCAGACCACCTTTGGATACCAGAGGccctttaaacaaaacaaagttttcCTGAGAAGCTATAAGTGTTTATTACAAAACTTAAAAGTAAAAACCAccaaaaacccacacacaccacACTCAAAAGAGGTTCAAAACCACTGCATAAAATGAACGTTGCAGTTTTCTCTGTAAATCTCTTTAAAAAGCTTTCAAAAACGCCTTATTCTGAAGTGTAGTGAGATATGGTTTTTTCATTTGACTCATTTTAGCACGAAAAGTAGGACACCAATGCTCATTTGCTTTGAAGGCAGAGAACTACCCATACTAGGTCTAAAACTGGTAACGTGCACATGGTTGACGTGGGATCGACCGCAGTCCGTACCGTGGCACTCGTCATGCTGGTACTTCTGACCCATTTCCCTGCTCTGGAAGGAAAGCTGGCGGTTAGCAAGCCACCATCTCTCCTTCTGGAGCAGGCGGCTGGGTCCAGGGAGTTCTGGCCCCTGAAGTGCCAATCAGTAAAAGTCAAATGGCTTTTGTAAAAtccaggactttttttttttttttttttttaaaaaaacaacaaactcagaaaaaactgaaaacaaaggaccTCACATCTACTGAATCCAGCCCATGTACTGCCCATGGCTCAGCGAGGGATGCAGCTGGTAGACCTGCCAGGCCCCCGTCTGATGGCTCGTTGCATAAGCCACCTCCTGCTGTCTGGAAGCGTTGCATGCTTTGCAGCAGTCCACTTGCCCCCAGCAGGGAGAGAGCAGAGGAGATCTCAGTGCTCAGAAAGGGATGTAGCATCATGGGCAAACACAGCAGTGCTAACAGTGCACTGGAGCTATGCCGTGGTTCTGCATAACCCAGCACCCAGGGACTGGCTCTGCCAAACAGCAAGTGCGTCATACCTCATAGGTAGGGTCTTCAGCCTCATCCTCCTCTGGCAGCTCTTGCTGCAAGATCTCCACCCAGGACTGATGCTCCTCCAGAGCCACGTCATCTTGTTTCCTTTTGCTCCCTTTGCCGGAGGGCTTGACTGGACTTTTCTGGATCTCTGCAAGAAAGCCACAAACAGCGCAGGTAGTATCAGAGCACGTACCCCATGGAGGCAAGGGTCACCACTGCCTAAGTCTGCTCTCCCAGAGGGCAGGCACAGACCCCAGATGCTCCAGAGTAGGGATAGCCTAACAGGTTTGCCATGTGACTAACAGGCCAGCCATATTCAGATAGCTTCACCCAGGTGATGGCTGGACCTCAAGATGCTGGGTCCTGGCTAGGAGGCAGAGACACAGCTCAGGCATGTCTTGGCTCAGTGTTGGACTGGCAGCtagtctccctcctgccctggc from Lepidochelys kempii isolate rLepKem1 chromosome 25, rLepKem1.hap2, whole genome shotgun sequence includes the following:
- the LOC140903232 gene encoding uncharacterized protein isoform X2, with product MPAVQTDSESSLARFFHQIARLGLFTSLVRLLHKISAWGGYSLPVENIGSQDYHAPSPDRPVRRAKKRLGRLAHLLFAIIPSRFQRALGYLPADSMGQSGIPEEIQKSPVKPSGKGSKRKQDDVALEEHQSWVEILQQELPEEDEAEDPTYEQTQSETDSEEYRSQNDTETDLEFEEKDGVLVLKASPSLQGTLDGENMLAAASSSGGDALEQQAAASSSGGDALEQQAAASSSGGDALEQQAAASSSG
- the LOC140903232 gene encoding uncharacterized protein isoform X1 — encoded protein: MPAVQTDSESSLARFFHQIARLGLFTSLVRLLHKISAWGGYSLPVENIGSQDYHAPSPDRPVRRAKKRLGRLAHLLFAIIPSRFQRALGYLPADSMGQSGIPEEIQKSPVKPSGKGSKRKQDDVALEEHQSWVEILQQELPEEDEAEDPTYEQTQSETDSEEYRSQNDTETDLEFEEKDGVLVLKASPSLQGTLDGENMLAAASSSGGDALEQQAAASSSGGDALEQQAAASSSGGDALEQQAAASSSGGLK